The Leptospira noumeaensis genome includes a window with the following:
- a CDS encoding WG repeat-containing protein: protein MQKYLIFIVLIYTTNVFATDIPSCPIDYEIKMKEVDGVSIPTLIYENETIELKFQKVGYYNEGIANVQINNRWGYIDESGIFIIPPQFENAGIFGRNEAIVTINSQIKRINKKGEFLPLPNLNITNLNKVYDGLAQIQIDNNKWGYINHLGEILIEPKFEEAESFRNDLAAVKFQGKWGFIDQKGNFQIAPQFDNVSSFFNDIIAVEYKGLWGYIDKKGKFIIQPKFQHALNFSNDLAAVLVNEKWGYIDVKGEFTIEPQYRKAMSFENGYARVITDKGITIIDTIGNIVNKPNLNFELFSWEGLSTVRINKKFGYVDVKGNIVIEPKFEEAGHFLQGRARVKINNKKGLINKSGLFIINPQFDGIESFLNNYAQVKIDKHWGFVKFPKCD from the coding sequence ATGCAAAAATATTTAATATTTATAGTTTTAATTTATACCACAAATGTTTTCGCAACTGATATTCCAAGTTGTCCTATAGATTATGAAATCAAAATGAAGGAAGTTGACGGAGTTTCAATACCGACTTTGATCTACGAAAATGAAACAATAGAATTAAAATTCCAAAAGGTTGGCTACTATAATGAAGGAATTGCAAATGTTCAGATAAATAATAGATGGGGATATATTGACGAATCAGGAATATTTATTATCCCACCGCAATTCGAAAATGCAGGAATTTTCGGGAGAAATGAAGCAATTGTAACGATTAATAGCCAAATTAAACGAATAAATAAAAAAGGTGAATTTTTACCTTTACCAAACCTAAACATTACAAATTTAAACAAAGTATACGATGGCCTGGCACAGATTCAAATTGATAATAATAAATGGGGTTATATTAATCATCTTGGCGAAATCTTAATTGAACCAAAATTTGAAGAAGCTGAAAGTTTTAGAAATGATTTAGCTGCCGTAAAATTCCAAGGAAAGTGGGGATTTATAGATCAAAAAGGGAATTTTCAAATAGCGCCTCAATTTGATAATGTTAGCAGTTTTTTTAACGATATAATTGCCGTAGAATATAAAGGTTTATGGGGATATATTGATAAAAAGGGCAAATTCATAATCCAACCAAAATTTCAACATGCCTTGAATTTTTCGAACGATCTAGCCGCTGTATTAGTAAACGAAAAATGGGGTTATATAGATGTAAAGGGCGAATTTACTATAGAACCTCAATATCGTAAAGCAATGAGTTTTGAAAATGGATATGCTAGAGTTATTACAGATAAGGGAATTACAATCATTGATACTATTGGAAATATTGTGAACAAACCAAACCTCAATTTTGAATTATTTAGCTGGGAGGGCTTATCTACTGTACGAATAAATAAAAAATTTGGTTATGTTGACGTAAAAGGTAATATTGTAATTGAACCCAAATTTGAGGAGGCAGGACATTTTTTACAAGGAAGAGCTCGGGTTAAAATAAACAACAAAAAAGGACTCATTAACAAATCAGGTCTATTTATTATTAACCCTCAATTTGATGGAATTGAAAGTTTTTTAAATAATTATGCACAAGTCAAAATCGATAAACATTGGGGATTCGTAAAATTTCCAAAATGTGATTAA